The sequence CGAACTGTCGATGCTGCTGTCGACCTATGACGGCTCATACATCATGACCTTCGCCGGTTATAACGCAGGCCGCGGCCGGGTGCGGCAGTGGGTTGCCGCCTATGGCGATCCGCGCGACCCGAATGTGGATCCGGTCGACTGGTGCGAGCGCATTCCGATCGCCGAGACGCGCAACTATGTTCAGCGCATCATGGAGAACATGCAGGTCTACAGAGCCCGCTTCGGCGGCGGCAACAAGCTGGTGATCGAGGCCGACCTGCGCCGTGGCGCGCCTCGCTAGCAGGCGATCATGAGCGATGTCGCGGTCTCTCGTTTCGTCACCGCCACCGACGGTCTGAAGCTCCATGTGCGCGACTTTGCCGCGCGCGATAGGAAAGCCCTGCCCGTCATCTGCCTGCCCGGTCTGGCGCGCACAACAGACGATTTCGAGACACTTGCCGCAGCGCTCGCAGCCGGTGGCCGCCGCGTTATCGCGTTGGATTACCGCGGCCGTGGCCGCTCCGACTACGATCCAGATCCGGCCAAGTATTCGCTGCCAGTCGAATTGGGCGACGTGATCACGGTGCTTACGGCGCTCGCTCTGGAGCCCGCGGTGTTTGTCGGCACGTCGCGCGGCGGCCTGCTCACCATGCTGATGGCGGCCGTGCGCCCGGCGTCCGTTGCCGGCGCTGTGCTCAACGATATCGGCCCGATGCTGGAGGCCGAAGGCCTCGTTCGCATCAAGGGCTATGTCGGCAAACTGCCGACGCCGTCGAGCTACGACGAAGCCGCTCGCGTGCTCGCGCGATTGTTCGGGGCCCAGTTTCCGAACTTGTCGCACCACGACTGGCTCTTGAGTGCGCGGCGCACCTACAAGGACAAAGATGGCGGTCTCGTCGTCAATTACGACGTTGCGCTCGGCAAAGCGCTCGACGATTTCGATCCGCAAAAACCTCTGCCGGATCTGTGGCCGCAATTCGAGGCTCTCAAGGATGTTCCGGTGATGGTGATCCGCGGAGCGCTTTCCGATCTGCTGTCGGCAACCACCGTCTTGGAGATGGAACGGCGTCATCCCGCGCTGGAGACTCTGGTCGTGCCCGATCAGGGGCACGCGCCCTTGTTGACCGAGAGCGGCACCATCTCACGCATCGCCGCTTTCATCGGCCGCTGCGATGCCGAACGCACCAAAATATCGGGCTGATAACCAATCTTTTCGTTGCTATCCGAACAAAAAGAAACCCCCGGCTTTCGCCGGGGGCTCTTTAACGTCGATCCTAGATCGTGAGATCAGGGATAGAAGTTGCGCTG comes from Undibacter mobilis and encodes:
- a CDS encoding alpha/beta fold hydrolase codes for the protein MSDVAVSRFVTATDGLKLHVRDFAARDRKALPVICLPGLARTTDDFETLAAALAAGGRRVIALDYRGRGRSDYDPDPAKYSLPVELGDVITVLTALALEPAVFVGTSRGGLLTMLMAAVRPASVAGAVLNDIGPMLEAEGLVRIKGYVGKLPTPSSYDEAARVLARLFGAQFPNLSHHDWLLSARRTYKDKDGGLVVNYDVALGKALDDFDPQKPLPDLWPQFEALKDVPVMVIRGALSDLLSATTVLEMERRHPALETLVVPDQGHAPLLTESGTISRIAAFIGRCDAERTKISG